One genomic segment of Candidatus Babeliales bacterium includes these proteins:
- a CDS encoding NUDIX domain-containing protein has translation MKKFLYIFITCTFMQISSQADIPKDIHVLTRAIIIHNDHILCAYDPRLKTASGDPVFYYLPGGHIEYQESATDSLIRELSEETGEQITVKGFIGAFERSWLNTPQSVKCHKHEISLVFKAVLDNKKDDALPSITSKENHKVAFVWLELKNIQNYDIRPSLLKDNIHNWLTVPSEHVFKSVMHIK, from the coding sequence ATGAAAAAATTCTTATACATTTTTATAACATGTACATTCATGCAAATATCATCACAAGCAGATATCCCTAAAGATATTCATGTACTAACACGAGCTATTATTATTCACAACGATCATATTCTTTGCGCCTATGATCCACGACTAAAAACAGCATCAGGTGATCCTGTTTTTTATTATTTACCTGGTGGACATATCGAATATCAAGAATCTGCAACAGACTCTTTAATCAGAGAATTATCTGAAGAAACCGGCGAACAGATAACTGTCAAAGGTTTTATTGGTGCATTTGAACGTTCTTGGCTTAACACTCCACAATCGGTCAAATGTCACAAACATGAAATAAGTCTTGTTTTTAAAGCAGTTTTAGACAATAAAAAAGATGATGCTTTACCAAGTATCACATCGAAAGAAAATCATAAAGTTGCTTTTGTATGGTTAGAGTTAAAAAACATACAGAACTATGATATCCGACCATCGCTCTTAAAAGACAATATACATAATTGGCTTACCGTGCCATCTGAGCATGTATTTAAAAGCGTTATGCATATTAAGTAA